Proteins encoded within one genomic window of Methanosarcina barkeri str. Wiesmoor:
- a CDS encoding TIGR00153 family protein — translation MKDYIRSVLDVVAESPFVPLEIHAKKGVLAVEKLAEAMEAYCAGNPDILEERTDEIDKLEHEADKLKQKIRASIPSSVRLPVNKKDLLSFLKQQDSIADYAQTAAYWMTLRPCEDIPKEIKEGFLELMTASLKTARLYDELAGALYKLLATSFSKEEIKETMTIIPEVEKLEHDVDVLETALLKKIFENEDTIGGAGVCHLMGLVERVGGIADKSASAADRLRTMILRR, via the coding sequence AATACACGCAAAAAAGGGAGTTTTAGCGGTTGAAAAGCTGGCTGAAGCAATGGAAGCCTACTGTGCAGGAAACCCGGACATACTGGAGGAGAGAACAGATGAGATTGACAAACTGGAACATGAGGCTGATAAACTCAAACAGAAGATAAGGGCAAGCATTCCCTCATCAGTAAGACTGCCCGTTAATAAAAAAGACCTCCTTTCCTTTCTTAAACAGCAGGACTCTATTGCGGATTATGCTCAGACGGCTGCCTACTGGATGACCCTTCGGCCATGTGAGGATATCCCTAAAGAAATCAAAGAAGGCTTTCTGGAACTGATGACCGCTTCTCTGAAGACTGCAAGGCTTTACGATGAACTTGCGGGTGCACTTTACAAGCTTCTTGCAACTTCCTTCAGCAAGGAAGAAATCAAAGAAACTATGACCATCATCCCTGAAGTCGAAAAGCTGGAACATGATGTGGATGTGCTTGAAACTGCTCTCTTAAAAAAGATCTTCGAAAACGAGGACACTATAGGAGGTGCAGGTGTCTGCCACCTAATGGGACTTGTTGAAAGAGTAGGAGGTATTGCTGATAAGTCCGCAAGCGCTGCTGACCGTCTAAGAACGATGATACTTAGAAGATAA